Proteins encoded in a region of the Quercus lobata isolate SW786 chromosome 8, ValleyOak3.0 Primary Assembly, whole genome shotgun sequence genome:
- the LOC115957367 gene encoding probable amino acid permease 7 — protein sequence MGEEDTDNQIQTPLLQTNAAERPLKRTGNLWTAMAHIITGVIGSGVLSLAWSMAQLGWIAGPLAMLFFAAVTVVATFLLCNCYRTPDPEYGPGRNRSYLEAVDMNLGKRNAWVCGFFVHLSLFGTGIAYTITSAISMRAIQKSNCYHKEGHEAACSFGDTSYMLLFGVVQIVLSQTPDFHNMDWLSILAAIMSFTYSFIGLGLGFAKVVGDGYVKGSIGGISTSSAADKIWLVAQAIGDIAFAYPYSLIVIEIQDTLKSPPPENQTMKKASTIAIVVTTLFYLSCGGLGYAAFGDDTPGNLLTGFGFYEPYWLIDFANACIVLHLLGGYQVYSQPLFANVERWFADKFPSSGFVNDNYTLKLPLLPEIRLNLLRLCFRSIYVVSTTAIAMLFPYFNQVLGVLGGLNFWPLSIYFPVEMYFKQMNIEAWTTKWILLRTFSMFCLLVTLFSLIGSIEGLITAKLS from the exons ATGGGAGAAGAAGATACAGATAATCAGATTCAGACCCCTTTGTTGCAAACTAACGCAGCTGAGCGTCCTCTCAAGAGAACTG ggAATCTATGGACAGCAATGGCACATATAATAACTGGGGTGATAGGATCAGGAGTGCTATCACTAGCATGGAGTATGGCACAGCTCGGGTGGATTGCAGGTCCTTTGGCCATGTTATTCTTTGCTGCAGTCACTGTTGTTGCTACATTCCTTCTCTGCAACTGCTATCGAACTCCTGATCCTGAATATGGTCCCGGTAGAAATCGGTCCTATCTTGAAGCTGTTGACATGAATTTAG GAAAAAGGAATGCATGGGTGTGTGGCTTCTTTGTGCACTTAAGCTTATTTGGGACAGGCATTGCCTATACAATTACATCTGCTATCAGCATGAG AGCAATCCAGAAATCAAACTGTTACCACAAAGAAGGGCACGAGGCCGCATGTAGTTTTGGAGATACCTCTTATATGTTACTTTTTGGAGTTGTCCAAATTGTACTATCTCAGACACCAGACTTTCACAATATGGACTGGCTATCTATTCTTGCTGCAATCATGTCCTTCACTTATTCCTTCATTGGATTGGGACTTGGCTTCGCAAAAGTTGTAG GAGATGGATATGTTAAGGGCAGCATTGGAGGAATTTCAACTTCTAGTGCAGCAGATAAAATATGGTTGGTAGCTCAAGCTATTGGAGACATTGCATTTGCCTATCCATATTCTCTCATTGTGATTGAGATACAG GATACTTTGAAGTCACCTCCACCAGAAAACCAGACCATGAAGAAGGCCTCAACAATAGCAATTGTAGTTACAACCCTCTTCTACCTCAGCTGTGGAGGCCTTGGATATGCAGCCTTCGGGGATGATACACCAGGGAACCTCTTGACAGGGTTTGGATTCTATGAACCATACTGGCTCATTGATTTTGCTAATGCTTGCATCGTGCTTCATCTACTTGGAGGATATCAG GTTTACAGTCAGCCATTGTTTGCAAATGTTGAAAGATGGTTTGCTGACAAGTTTCCAAGCAGTGGATTTGTAAATGATAACTACACTTTAAAATTGCCATTGCTCCCAGAGATAAGATTAAACCTTCTCAGGTTGTGTTTCCGAAGCATTTATGTTGTGTCGACAACTGCAATTGCAATGTTGTTTCCCTACTTCAACCAGGTTTTGGGAGTGCTAGGAGGCTTGAACTTCTGGCCCTTATCGATATATTTTCCAGTGGAGATGTACTTTAAGCAGATGAATATTGAAGCTTGGACAACTAAGTGGATCCTGCTTCGAACTTTCAGCATGTTTTGCTTGCTTGTGACATTATTTTCCTTGATTGGTTCAATTGAAGGACTTATAACTGCAAAATTGAGCTGA
- the LOC115955406 gene encoding uncharacterized protein LOC115955406, with protein MAVNKRQGAENGGWSPPPPGVFKVNVDGATSVDGRNSSVGAVIWDSCGTVIAACCKYFQGHFSVVEAEALAVECGILLARDMKIPQVIIESDAASIVSDINDKVVDGYLGHLFQGISALLSSFSSWRIKHVKGEYNRVAHELAHIARDSESNHMWVGVPPPALLELIQADCTG; from the coding sequence ATGGCAGTGAACAAAAGACAGGGTGCCGAAAATGGTGGGTGGTCTCCTCCGCCGCCTGGAGTGTTCAAGGTGAATGTTGATGGGGCGACTTCAGTGGATGGGAGAAACTCTAGTGTCGGGGCTGTCATCTGGGACTCTTGTGGTACGGTCATTGCTGCTTGCTGCAAGTATTTCCAAGGCCATTTTTCAGTTGTTGAAGCAGAAGCTCTTGCTGTGGAGTGTGGAATCTTACTAGCCCGTGATATGAAGATACCTCAAGTTATCATTGAATCTGATGCAGCATCCATTGTTAGTGATATTAATGACAAGGTTGTGGATGGTTATCTTGGCCATTTGTTCCAAGGAATTTCTGCTTTGTTGAGTTCTTTCTCAAGTTGGAGAATCAAACATGTGAAAGGGGAGTACAACAGAGTGGCCCATGAGTTAGCCCATATAGCTAGAGATAGTGAATCTAATCACATGTGGGTGGGAGTTCCTCCTCCTGCGCTGTTAGAGTTGATTCAGGCTGACTGTACAGGGTAG